ATCAGTGCCTGAAGCGATGACATGAATTGAACGGGGCTCTTTACCCGGGTAGAGAGTGGTTTTCGAAACGCGCTCATTTAAGAATCTGGACTTATAATGAACAAAAGCAAAGCCGCGATCACCAGTCAAAACCAGACGTTTACCCTGCGTGATGGGCTGCTCTATGTTTTTTTCCATAAGAAAATCATCCTCATAGGATTTTTTATTCCTATTGTTTTGATGTCCATTTTCGCCACGCAGTTTCCCTTGTTCTATAAAGCCGAAGCCCGGCTGATGGTTTTGTTCAGCCGCGAACAATCCGGCGCCCAGGATCTGATGGGGGCGCCGACGGTGGTGTCCGTCGATGGCCTGCGCGCCACCGCCACCGAGGTTGGCATCCTGCGCTCAAGCGAGGTTCTGCAAAAGGTGATCGCCGATATCGGCGAGGAGGCGTTGTTTCCCGAACTGCTGCGTCCGCGCCTTTTCGGCCTGCTGCCTGCCTATTCCCCGGAAGAACGCACGCAACGGGCCATCGATCTGGCGCAAGAACGCATCCATATCGATATTCCGACCGATTCCAATATCGTTACGGTGTCCTTTGATCACGAAAACCGGGAAATCGCCCTTAGCGTTGTTCAGGTTCTTCTTGACGTTTATCTTGATCACCGCGCCAAGGTCTTTGAAAACCCGCGCTCGCCTTTTTTGCTGAAAGAGGCGGAGCGCGATCTTCAGCTTTTGCAAGAGACCGAGCGCGAGCTGACCCAGACCAAGGCCCGCTATAAGATCATCGATATCGACCAGGATATCCTGCTCGCGGTCAATCAGGTCGATAGCATCGTCCAGCGCAGCCGGCAGATGGACGAGCGTCAGGCCGCCGTCCGCGCCGAGATCGAAGAGGCGGCCAAGTCCTTGGACGCCCTGCCGATCAGCGTTCCCAGTTTCCAGGAAACCACCAATCACACCGATAACGACGCGGTGCGCAACGAGCGCCTTGCCCTTCAGCTTGAACGACGCCAGCTTTCCGAGCGCTATCAGGCCGATTATCCGCGCATCCAGGATATCGACAAGCAGCTCGACGCCATCACGAATTTTCTGAAGAAAAACCAGCCCATCTATAAGACCGATCGTCAGGTTCGCAATCCGACCATCGAATTCCTGACCAATCACTATCTGACCCTGAAGATCGAAGGCGAGGCGGTCACTCATCAGGTCGCCCAATTGGCCGCCCAAAAGGCCATCGCCGAAAAGCGCGTGGCCGAACTGACCCTTGTCGCCGAAAAGATCAACGACCTGGACCGCCGGCGGTCGATCCAGGAAGAGACCTATCGCGAATACAATCGCCGGGCCGAGGCGGCGCGCATCGAGGAGGCCACCGCCCGCCTGCGCAGCGCCAATGTCCGCGTCATCGCCTCGGCCTATGCCTCGCCGACCGGCCATAGCATGGTTCCCAGCCTGCTGGCCGGCGGCGTGTTCCTCGGCCTGTTGCTGGGCGCCGTATCGGGCATCATCGCCGCCTATGGTCGTCAGGTCATGCTGACGCCGGTCGAGGTCGAGAAGCGTTTGGGCCTGCCCGTGGTCAGCTCCTTCTCCGACGAGCATCAGCCGCGCGCCAAGGGCAAGAACGCCGCCGAGATGATCTATCTGGTGGCCCGCCTGCGCGAAGCCGGGCCCGAGAACACGACGCTGAAGACCCTGCAGGTCGTATCGTCGTCGAAGCTCGAAAACCAATCGAAATTCGTTCGGCAACTGGCCGTCGAGGTTGTTCGCGGCTATGGCGAAAAGACCCTGATCATCGATCTCAATGAAAAGATGTCGGCGCACAGGAAAACCCTGGTCCGGCCCGATGCCGAGGCGGCGCCTTTGCTCACCGATGACGGCGAGGGGCTGGCCGACGAGATCACGCCCGACGTTCTGCCCACCGTTCTGCCCAATCTGTTCCTGACCGAAAACGCCAGCGTCTCGGTGCTGGGCGATCCCCGGGTCAATCGGCAGAGGCTGGCCGAAATCCTCGATAGCCTGGGTGCGAGCTATGATGTCATCATCCTCGATCTGCCGCCCTTCGATGTCCATCGCATCGGCCTGCGCTATGCGCCGCTGACCGATGGCAGCCTGACCATTGTCCGGGCCGCGGCGACGCGTCTGCCCGCCGCCCTCAACCTCAAGGAAACCATCCTGTCGGCGGGCGGCGACATTCTGGGGGCGGTTCTCACCGAACGCCGCTACTACATTCCAAAGGGAATTCTGCGATGGCTCTGACGGCGGTTTTCTGGCGCGGGCTCACCGCCGGCGGGTTGTTGGCCCTGACCCTGCTCGTGGCCGGCTGCACCGGGTCGGCGGTGTCGCCCAAGGCGCGCAACGCCCAGGCGTTCGCCCCGTGGA
The DNA window shown above is from Rhodospirillum rubrum ATCC 11170 and carries:
- a CDS encoding GumC family protein, whose amino-acid sequence is MSIFATQFPLFYKAEARLMVLFSREQSGAQDLMGAPTVVSVDGLRATATEVGILRSSEVLQKVIADIGEEALFPELLRPRLFGLLPAYSPEERTQRAIDLAQERIHIDIPTDSNIVTVSFDHENREIALSVVQVLLDVYLDHRAKVFENPRSPFLLKEAERDLQLLQETERELTQTKARYKIIDIDQDILLAVNQVDSIVQRSRQMDERQAAVRAEIEEAAKSLDALPISVPSFQETTNHTDNDAVRNERLALQLERRQLSERYQADYPRIQDIDKQLDAITNFLKKNQPIYKTDRQVRNPTIEFLTNHYLTLKIEGEAVTHQVAQLAAQKAIAEKRVAELTLVAEKINDLDRRRSIQEETYREYNRRAEAARIEEATARLRSANVRVIASAYASPTGHSMVPSLLAGGVFLGLLLGAVSGIIAAYGRQVMLTPVEVEKRLGLPVVSSFSDEHQPRAKGKNAAEMIYLVARLREAGPENTTLKTLQVVSSSKLENQSKFVRQLAVEVVRGYGEKTLIIDLNEKMSAHRKTLVRPDAEAAPLLTDDGEGLADEITPDVLPTVLPNLFLTENASVSVLGDPRVNRQRLAEILDSLGASYDVIILDLPPFDVHRIGLRYAPLTDGSLTIVRAAATRLPAALNLKETILSAGGDILGAVLTERRYYIPKGILRWL